GAGCAGCTGAGTGCCTGAGTGTCTGACATCCTCTGGTGGCAGGACGAAAAGGAGCAGCCTGAGTCCCCGGCCTCTGCTGTGCAGCTTTGTGGTCATGGGGGTTGAGCCCCTGGGGGTGGCACGGGGGTCTTTCCTGTGTCTGCTGCTAATGGCTCGCAGTGCAGGAATCAGCATAACTGTCTGAAAGCTCccatctgtctctctttctctctctctctctctctctctctctctcacacacacacacacacacacacacacacacacaggactctgtaaacacacacacacacacacacacacacacatacacgaggCATCTGATTCTGAGGTATTTATCTAGGAAATGTGCACAAACTGTGGGAGTGCATGAAATACCCAAGACATGCCCCTTGCCTTCCAAATGCTCAAGGCTTTGTCCAGCTGGAGAATCGAGGTGCATGCACACAGGTATGTTGCAGCTAGCAACTGATTGacgagctggggtggggggctgcaaTAAATACTGCAGGAGATCAGGCACAGCAGGCCCTGGTAAAGGCTGGAATAATCTAGAACAAcctcagggaggggatgggaCCTAACTGGCCTCTGAAGAACCCACAGAATCCTGGAAGCTGGGAGCACAGCCCCTGGAGACAGACAAGGCTAGCTCAGAACCCACTATCTGTTCCCCTGTATACTGAATGTTTGACCTCAAATGGGTTACTCGAGCCTCTAAGCCTTCATTTTACCATCTGTGAGACAGGGATAGTGATAGGACGTAGCTCATGATGACGCCCTGAAGTGCCCCCACAGGTAGTGGGCACTCAATCCATGTTAGCTGTTAGCAGTAACTgcaaggggaagagaggaagaggaggaggcagggggcaggggggttTTTGAACCATGGCCACAGGAAATGGACACTTGCATCCAAGAATATCCGCCTTTAGTactatttcctcttcacagtCTTCATCTTCTCAGATGAGCCGCGAACATAACATGGAACCATAACGTGGAACCATAGAAGAAACTCGATTCAAAAAGCACGAGGATCTGGTTCTGTACGAGTGCAGGCGCAGCTCTTATCTCTCTCCTGTCCCAATGCCATTCTCGGTGATCCAGGATAAAGCTGGAGAGGCTGAGGATGAGGTCCCAGGTCAATGGGTAGTCATCCACCAAGCAGGTAGTGAGGGCAGATTGCAGAGGGCTGGTGGTGCACACTGGGTTATAGagttgggggggagggaagggagtcaGTTCAGAGGTAAACATCACTGGGTATCTGTCCCTTGGTCACGCTGAGGCTCTCAGCCAGAAGTCATTAGAAGGCATTTGGATCTGACATGAAATGTTTTATGTTCCCTGGTAAAAAAAAACTAACCCGTATGTTTACTTAGGGGGTTTTCCAGAAGCGCTCAAGGCTCTTTCCCGACCCAGTTCATCCTCACTGTCACGGCACGTCTTTGAAggtgctgaggaaactgaggtgtaggAAGGGAAAGGGTTTTGGTGCAGGTAGTGGGTACTGCAACTGGATCTGTTCTGCCCTCCTTGTATGTTCTAGACGTTGTCGTTGGGGTgggtgggaatggggaggagACTCAACTCAGGAGCCCAAGGTGGGTCAACAAATGGAGGGACCAATTCTGGTCTTCCATCACTCCTTTGTCTAGGTCTTGTCCCATGCTCACTCCACCCCCACCTGAAATCACAGGTGAAGGCCCCACTGTCATGCAGCAGCCATTCTGTGCCACGTCAGCATACTCAATGTCACTACAATCACCGCACTCACAGGATCCATGTCCATGTGGCTCAGTTCTCAACAGTTTCTCTCTCCTATTGGACTGAAACTTCCCTGTGGGCAGGGGCTGACCAAGTAGACTATTCAGGATCCAAATAGAGTTTCCAGATAACATCCAGGATGCCCAGTTCAATCTGCATTCACATAAACaatgcattttatattattttttagtattAGTATATCTCAAATATTTCATGAGACATACTAAAAAATCATGCATTGtccatctgaaattcaaatttaactgagcattCTAGATTTTTATGTGCTCAGTCTGGCAACCCTAGCTCCAACGCACCCTGGTAGGATCCAAGGATGGAGCTAACACTGAAGGGCTAAACTTGACCCTTGTGAAAATGAGTTGGGAGAGGTGGTGCAGGCAACAGGGAGACCAGTGCTGGAGTCTGGGACCCAGCTGGTGCAGGAGGGACCAGCTTCtgagggatggatggatacaCAATGCCCCTCTCTTTGCAATGAGTCAGCTTCAGCCTCTATGCTCAAGGCTCAGCCCCATTAGAAAGGTTCATTTGGAGAAAAAACAGAGAACTTTGGGTCTCTGTGCAAAGTTAAGATCCCAGCGTGCAAGGTTAAGATCTCAGCTTCCTGCTTTCATTCTCTCCCCTGAACTTGGGCTCAGAGAGAGGGTTTAGGACCCTTTGCTTGTGAAGCGCTGGGCATTGACAGACATCTCTGCCCTGCATTAGGAAGAAGCAGTCTACATCTGCAAGAACTGGGGCTACTGGACTCTCCTCCCCTGTCCCGATGCCAGGGCCCCTGTCCCTCTTTGAGTGTTCCTGAGCTTTGGACACATCTATGTTTGAGAGGTTAGGGTGGAGTGAGTTGCCGTGGGGTACCTCTCTGCTGGGTGATAGCAGACCACCTGATTCGTTCTAGAATCAGTACAGAACTGGGCAGTGGCCACATGAGCTGGACAAGCTGTTCTGTCATCAGAACCTCAGACTCTCATCCCACAGGGAAGCTCAACCCCTGTGGGGTCTGAATGGAACAAGATGCTCAAGTGGCCCCTGGCACATCCGAGGAGCCCAGCCAATGAGAGTCCTGTCCCTCCTGGGCCAGAAGGGGCCTTGGACACCCTTGAGTCTGGTGCCAGTTGGGCATCTCTGCTGCTCCTCCTGACCTATCCATCTACCTCTGTCCCATTGCTGATCTTCTGACCTTAGGTTCCAAGCTCTTCCTAGGACCATCCTCCTCGAAGACCTACCCCAGAAGGTCCACCACCAGGCCCAGTTTTCAAGGCCTCAGACCACCTGTAGGCCACATCTTTCTGCGAACGGTAGTGGACAGGTTTCCTTCcctgcccaccaacagtgccatcctctacctcccctcccctgttccccaggctcagcctggcaGAGGCCACCCACTGGGCAGGAGGGGTACCCCTAGGGGCTAAGGCTCACTCCCAAGTCACCAACTGTGCAGACCTGAACAAGGGGCTCCCCTTCCCACTCCTGATTTTTTAGTTCTCCTCTACCAGAAAAACAGGGAGATGAAATCCACGCCTGGCATGTGCCTTTGTGTACCAGTCAGTGAAGGACAGGCCCAATTCTAGTGCTGAGCAGGCAGTTTGCCAGGAGCAGTCAAGATTACCCCTCCCTTCATTCCCAGGGTGGCAAAGGGCATTCATTACATCGAGCAGGGAGGGGGGAGTGTTTAACTCACTCTAAAGGGGGCTGGGGTGATGGGGGTAGTGGGAGGGACAATTCACAAAAGCCAGGGCTAGAAACTCCCaacggtttctttttttttttgaacttcccttccctccctcccctcccccctgctaggctcccctcccccacctccagccgCTTGGTGGCCTGCAGCCAACACTGGCCACACTGTCCGCATTCAGGCCTCCTGCCCTCCTGGCCCTCTATCTCTTCCCCTGGCCTTCCCAACACTGTGCTCTCTCGCCACCTCTCCCCCCTTAACAACCCCCCATTATGAACCGTGTTGACCTCTTCTGCCCGGGCGCCCAGCACAGGCTCGGCCCCCCAGTCCCAGACGGGCAGGCAAGGGGCTTGGGCGCCAGGAGCAGCCCCGCGCCCATCAGGCCGTCAGTCCCGTGGCCCCTGGCCCTGCTCGGTCACTCCAGCCAGGAAGATCGCTGCGTCTGCAGAAAGCTGGCCAAGGCCGGCCGCAGCATTCCCGGGTCGCGGCTTCCAGGCCCGGGGGAGCCGCACCTCGGAGCTCGGCCCACTCCCCTTGCCCCCTCGGGGCCCTTAACCCCTTCCTGCTTGGGGAAACCAGGGCCCCAGCCTTGCCACCCAAAACAGGACGGGTGAGATGGGATCCCACGTTTCCCTGCTCACTAAGGAAGTGGGGACGGGCAGGCCTTGCTCATCTGgcctcttccccctcccactccccatccACCTCGCAGgaagccccccgccccctgccctggCCGCGCTCGCGGCGCCTCCAGTCGGAGCCTCTGGCCTGGTGGTTTCCGGGGAGAGAGGCTGGCAGAGAAAGAGCCTCGCAGCTTCCTCGGTGGGGCGGGGCCAGCGATGGCAGCAAGGGACactggagagggtgggaggatCCCCTCCCGGCTGAACCTGCCCTACCGGGCAGGGATTATTAGGAAGGAACACCCCTGCTACATCAGGGCCAGCGCCAGGGTGTGTTGCGCcctggggtcgggggtgggggtgggggtggggggcaaagaTCAGCAGGTGCCTGGCGGGCGCGGCGCTGGCCCCACCCGTCTCCGCGCCGCTCGCGCACCCGtgcacccctcctccccccacccacgcAGATCCCGTGTTTGCCAGCGCGGTGGGCAGCGAAGCCCTGAAAACTCTGAGAGCGGGGGCGACGCCAGCACAACCCCCCCGCAGGAATTCCCCTCTCCTTTGGAGAGCCTCTCGACTTCCGGGGAGCGGGGTCACTCCCCGGGTGCGGGCGCCTCTGCTCGCGAAACCAGTCCACTTGGCTTTTGCAAAGGTTTAAGCGCAAGTTGCGATAGGTTCCCCCACAAcctcaccgccccccccacccccgccagacCTAAGGCGGAAGCgggatggggagaggggtgcAGCCGCCTCCTGAGCCTCTGACGTTCGCTCTTCGCTAATCTCAAACAGCGAAAGTGCACCTTCAACATCTCcatttaatatttacattcaAGCAGGTAATAATTGGAAGCTTATAGTTTAGACATTTCTAGTAGCAGCAGTTTCTAGAGAGCTCGTTTAGCcttttaacaaaaaaatttttttttttgcacatagaAACAACACATCCATGTGTACagtatcaaaaaatatataccaaGGTTACTGGTATTGCAGTTCCTGGAAGGGGAGGAAATGAAATCAACCGAAATACTGAATGAATGGGTAGAAAGGTCAACAGAAAATAGTTTGTCTGATATAGAATATAACATGATCTAGAGAGAACTCCATAAATCTAGgtttttatatttcaatatataaatacctacaaataaatatatatatatcagcccGAAGGGGGTGGTGGGCCTTTTGAGCTCAAACAATACATTTCAATAATAACACCACGTACAAACGGGAGTAAAGTCTGCACTTGACAAGTTAGCACGGTTAAAATATAATACTATAACTCTTAGACCGCCTCGAGTGGCTGCCCTGTCAGTCCCGGAGGTCCACGAGAGAGGGGATGGGGCAGATGAGGGGCGAGACCCACAGGCACGGCGTGGAAGGCGCCAGTGTGGGCCGGGCGCTCCAGCCAGAACCCGGTGGAGGGGCGCGGTTGCCGCGGCTTCTGGCATTTTCGCGCTGGGGCCCGGCCCCGGATCTCCCGCAGTTGGAGAGAGGAGGAGTCCGCCCCCAGGCCCCAGGTGTTAAGCCCCGGCGGGTACAGCGCTTTCCCTTCCGAAGCCCTTCGGCTACACCGTCACGTACTCCTTGAACGTGACGGTGAGGCAGTTTGCGGTGACGTCGGTGATAATTATATTCCCAAAGAAGGGTTTGAACTCGCTGAGTGGCTCCTCGGGCTCGTCCTGGGCCTCGGTCGGAGGCTTCTCAGCCGCTGTCGCCGGCGCAGCTGCCACCGCCGCGGTTGCGGGCGCCTCAGGCTTCACCTGCAGGGCGCTGGGCGGCTCCCCGGCCTCGCCGCGCGTCTTGACGCAGCGCAAGTCTATGGGCTCGTCCAGGTCTGAGTCCAGCAGGATGACCTCCGGTTGCGGGAGGGCGGCGGCGGGGGGGACGTCCGCAGGGCGCTCGGCGGTGGGGCTGCCCCCCAGGCAGGTGGGGGTGCTAATGCTGCGCGCTGTCAGGCGCTTCTTGCAGGGCTCTCGCTCGCCGTGGGTCTCGGAGAGGCAGCGCTTGCGCGCGTGGGAGAGATTTAGGTCGACGgcgtggtgatggtggtggtggtggtggtggtgatggtgggagggCGGCTGTGTGCCGCGGGGCGGGTCCCAGGCCAGCAGGTCAGGCTTGGTGGTGAGCTGCAAGGGCTGCTCGCCGAAGGCCTCCTTGGTCGGGGAGAGCTTGCGGGAGCCGGCCTCCTGGGGCTGCGGgtccccggcccccggcccctcctcctccctcctcttggAGGGCGTTTCCACCTTCTTCTCCTCCGCCCCCGCGGCCTTTTTGAAAGTCCTGTCTGCAGGGGGGTGACGCTCCTCGGCAGCCCGCTTCTTGTGGCTGGGGGAGCGCGCCTCACCCTCGGCTGCCTCCCCTGACTTGATCTTCACCGCCTGCATGCCGTTCTCCATGTACTTGCTCATCACGATCACGATGCGTCCgttcttgttcttgtttttgaCTATCTTCATCTTGCCCCCAATTCCGTTGCCCGTCACCGCTTCCTTGGGGGCCGGCGTCATCCCGTTGGGGGGACCCTTCTCGGAGCCCTTGCCTGGAGCCCCGACCGCACCGGCCAGGGGCTTCACCGCTCCCAGGTAGCCCTTGGCCCCCCCGCCGTGGGCCCACTTATCGGGCGGGTGGCTCTTGGCGCCTAGGTccgggcaggtggggctgggcgCCTCCTTGTGGCTGCCCTGGTACTGCAGGTCATACATTTTGGGGTCCGGCTGGTAGGGGTGGTGCTTCTTGCTGTTGAGCTGGTAATAGTATTTGCCGCTCTTGCCTGGCGGTGGGGGCTTGCCCGCCCGCTCCTTGCTGTGCGGCTGGTACTGGTGGTGCTTCTTGCTGTTGAGCTCGTACTGGTGCCCCTGGCCCTTGCCCTGACCACCCAGCTCCAGCTTGGCGCGGTTGTCAGCCGAGGAGTCCTGGAGTCCCGTCAGCACGTTGGAACGACGGGCAAAAGTAGGTACCTAGGGGAATGGGGGTAGAAATGGAGGGAGAGGTAAGAGGAGGGGTAAGGCCAGCCCCAGAGCAAGCCTCAAGCACCAGGACTGTCCCAGCCCCTACCAGGTCAGCAGCTGCGTtatgcggtgggggggggggagcggggaAGGGTGTGGGAGGTCATGATGAAAGGAAGTGGAATTGGGTGTTCTGGAGGAACTCCCCATGACTTCCGGGCCTGGAGGCAGCTCAGGTGGCAATGTCATGGGAAAGACTTGTGGACGGCCCCCGG
This window of the Balaenoptera ricei isolate mBalRic1 chromosome 20, mBalRic1.hap2, whole genome shotgun sequence genome carries:
- the CBX4 gene encoding E3 SUMO-protein ligase CBX4 encodes the protein MELPAVGEHVFAVESIEKKRIRKGRVEYLVKWRGWSPKYNTWEPEENILDPRLLIAFQNRERQEQLMGYRKRGPKPKPLVVQVPTFARRSNVLTGLQDSSADNRAKLELGGQGKGQGHQYELNSKKHHQYQPHSKERAGKPPPPGKSGKYYYQLNSKKHHPYQPDPKMYDLQYQGSHKEAPSPTCPDLGAKSHPPDKWAHGGGAKGYLGAVKPLAGAVGAPGKGSEKGPPNGMTPAPKEAVTGNGIGGKMKIVKNKNKNGRIVIVMSKYMENGMQAVKIKSGEAAEGEARSPSHKKRAAEERHPPADRTFKKAAGAEEKKVETPSKRREEEGPGAGDPQPQEAGSRKLSPTKEAFGEQPLQLTTKPDLLAWDPPRGTQPPSHHHHHHHHHHHHAVDLNLSHARKRCLSETHGEREPCKKRLTARSISTPTCLGGSPTAERPADVPPAAALPQPEVILLDSDLDEPIDLRCVKTRGEAGEPPSALQVKPEAPATAAVAAAPATAAEKPPTEAQDEPEEPLSEFKPFFGNIIITDVTANCLTVTFKEYVTV